The stretch of DNA CTGCTCCGTCATGGACCTGGTAGGGCCGGCCGAAGTAGCTGGGCTGCGTGCTGTCGAGGTTGGGCGCGTCAGTGAAGTGCGCGTGGTCCACCCAGACGTGCTTTGAGCCGTTGATGATCTGCAGGAGGTCGTACTCGCTGTTCCAGTTGCCGGTGGCGCCGTCGGTGGGGTCCCAGGAAGGAAAACAGTCGGCGGCGTCACGCACCGTGAGGTTCCGGAAGATGACGTTTTCACCGCCGTTGATCCTCAGGGCGGCGCCGGTGATGCTGCTGTCCGGCCCGGCTCCCACAACCGTGGTGTTGCTGGGGATATCCCAGCGGATGGTGGCGGCCTGCCTGGACGCGGCGAGGCGGCGGGCGCTTTCCTGCAGGCCAGCCGGCGCCTTCGTTGTTCCATACCGGACCGGGTCGAAGTCGTAAAGGTACTGGGAAAGCGAGAACCCGGTACCGGCGGCATAGTCCTCGCAGCTGATGGGTGAGCCGTCGGTGCTGGTGTTGGCAGCAATGTCGCCGTGGACCCGGATGATTTTTGGTTGAGTCCCGGAGGCAAGTGCGGCCAGGAGTTCTGCCCGGGTGGCAACGTCGTAGATCCGCTCGTCCGTGGCAGCTGACCCGCCCGTGGTACCGGCCTCCAGGGAAGCCCAGCCATCATCTTGAGCGAGCACCTGGCGTTCGAGCGGCTGGCGGGCGGTCTGGGCTGCCGGATCTGCTTGAGGCGCCGGCGATGCGAATGATTGGGCGGGCGACGCGAGCAGCGATATTGCGAGGGCGGCCACAACTGTCACTGGCGCCATGGGCATCTTGTTGCGCATGATCTCTCTTCCTCCATTGGAATGAACCACGCTTCGGCGCCAACGAAAATTGAAGGCGCGCGAGAAAGCGATTTCTTAACTATCGGAAAGCGCTTTCTTCTTGTCAAGGGCCAAGTTGATTTTTGACAATGCCTCTTTGCCGACGGTCACAGCCACTCGGCACCCGCCCTCCCAAAGGCCAGCCGGACCGGGGGGACAGGCAGGTGTGCGCGTTTCCCCACTTTGAGCCAAACCTT from Pseudarthrobacter siccitolerans encodes:
- a CDS encoding pectate lyase family protein, translating into MRNKMPMAPVTVVAALAISLLASPAQSFASPAPQADPAAQTARQPLERQVLAQDDGWASLEAGTTGGSAATDERIYDVATRAELLAALASGTQPKIIRVHGDIAANTSTDGSPISCEDYAAGTGFSLSQYLYDFDPVRYGTTKAPAGLQESARRLAASRQAATIRWDIPSNTTVVGAGPDSSITGAALRINGGENVIFRNLTVRDAADCFPSWDPTDGATGNWNSEYDLLQIINGSKHVWVDHAHFTDAPNLDSTQPSYFGRPYQVHDGAVDVTNGSDLVTMSYNRFSEHDKLLLIGSTDSTNRGDAGKLRVTIHHNVFENVGQRAPRVRYGQVDVYNNHFITGPTSAIPYGYTLGAGVESHIRAEANAFTLPPEIPVGSLIGYFKGKVITTSGNAVNGKTVDLRTAYNAAAPADRQLGTDDTWAPVLRTHVNAAQAVPALLADAVGPVFTAGEVH